A DNA window from Mycolicibacter hiberniae contains the following coding sequences:
- a CDS encoding sensor histidine kinase encodes MCSSRLGKSPHAGTGRNWSLRARLLVSQIVLLTVACLGIGAVTELALYQFLVSQLDHQLQDASHRSARLHGHPLAAHRHHRPRPGPGPDFLDAPGQPAGMVGAVVDPGGPTAEGPDVQAGYLSTSGQREQLSPSAAAQLSEVTAGAPAVTRRLEGIGRYRVVATTARRGDDVVVTGLPLAAVEDTMVRVLLIFGLVTLVAVAAVAAAAGVVTRRALAPLRRVAQTAGEVAGLPLDRGEVTLPVRVAESDANPRTEVGQLGAAVNRMLDHMAAALATRQASETRVRQFVADASHELRTPLTAIRGYTELAQRIPVSDGADSAALSHALSRVQSETERMTQLVEDLLLLARLDSGRPLEHEPVDLSRLAVDTVSDAHVGGPEHHWRLELPDEPVIVPGDAARLHQVVANLLTNAAVHTGPGTMVTLRLGVDGREAVLSVTDDGPGIQAQFAAEIFQRFARGDTSRSRTGGSTGLGLAIASAVVRAHRGSIAVSSAPGRTVFTVRLPR; translated from the coding sequence ATGTGCTCAAGCCGGCTGGGTAAATCGCCGCACGCCGGCACCGGGCGAAACTGGTCGCTGCGGGCGCGGCTGCTGGTCAGTCAGATCGTCCTGCTGACCGTGGCCTGCCTGGGGATCGGCGCGGTCACCGAACTGGCCCTGTACCAGTTCTTGGTCAGTCAGCTCGATCACCAGCTCCAAGACGCCTCGCATCGCTCGGCGCGGCTGCACGGTCATCCGCTGGCCGCGCACCGGCATCACCGGCCCCGTCCGGGTCCCGGCCCGGACTTCCTGGACGCGCCCGGGCAGCCGGCGGGCATGGTCGGTGCGGTGGTGGATCCCGGCGGCCCGACCGCAGAAGGTCCCGATGTGCAGGCCGGCTATCTGAGTACCTCCGGCCAGCGCGAGCAGCTGAGTCCGTCGGCCGCAGCGCAATTGAGCGAGGTGACTGCGGGCGCCCCGGCGGTGACGCGCCGCCTCGAGGGGATCGGCCGCTACCGCGTGGTGGCGACCACCGCCCGTCGCGGTGACGATGTGGTGGTCACCGGGCTGCCGCTGGCGGCGGTGGAGGACACCATGGTCCGGGTGCTGCTGATCTTCGGGCTGGTAACCCTGGTTGCGGTGGCCGCGGTGGCCGCGGCCGCAGGCGTGGTCACCCGGCGCGCGCTGGCGCCGCTGCGCCGCGTCGCGCAGACCGCGGGCGAAGTAGCCGGCCTGCCCCTGGACCGCGGTGAGGTGACGCTGCCGGTGCGCGTCGCCGAATCCGACGCCAACCCCCGCACCGAGGTCGGGCAACTGGGCGCCGCGGTCAACCGGATGCTCGATCACATGGCCGCGGCACTGGCGACCCGGCAGGCCAGTGAGACCCGGGTGCGTCAGTTCGTCGCCGACGCCAGTCATGAGCTGCGCACGCCACTGACCGCGATCCGCGGTTATACCGAACTGGCGCAGCGTATTCCCGTCTCGGACGGTGCGGACTCCGCAGCGCTGTCGCACGCGCTGAGCCGGGTGCAGTCCGAGACCGAGCGGATGACCCAACTGGTCGAAGATCTGCTGCTGCTGGCGCGGCTGGACTCCGGCCGCCCCTTGGAGCACGAGCCGGTGGACCTGTCGCGGCTGGCGGTCGACACGGTCAGCGATGCCCACGTCGGCGGCCCGGAGCACCACTGGCGCCTCGAGCTGCCCGACGAGCCGGTGATCGTGCCCGGCGACGCCGCCCGGTTGCACCAGGTGGTGGCCAACCTGCTCACCAACGCCGCCGTCCACACCGGTCCGGGCACCATGGTCACGCTGCGGCTGGGCGTCGACGGCCGGGAGGCGGTGCTCAGCGTCACCGACGACGGCCCCGGCATCCAGGCGCAGTTCGCGGCGGAGATCTTCCAGCGGTTCGCCCGCGGAGACACCTCACGGTCCCGCACCGGGGGCAGCACCGGCCTGGGGTTGGCGATCGCCTCGGCGGTGGTCCGGGCGCACCGCGGGAGCATCGCCGTCAGCAGTGCACCGGGCCGCACCGTGTTCACCGTGCGCCTGCCCCGCTAG
- a CDS encoding prephenate dehydrogenase yields the protein MCVLGLGLIGGSVLRAAAAAGRTAFGYNRSADGVNAATADGFDATTELDRALTRAADTDALIVIAVPVPALQMLLGPIARLAPDCPLTDVTSVKNPVLDEIAAAGLQARFVGGHPMAGTAHSGWPAGHADLFKGAPWVISVDDHVDPAVFTTVLDLILDCGSVAVPARSEEHDAAAAAISHLPHLLAEALAVTAADVPLAFALAAGSFRDGTRVAGTAPDLVRAMCEANWRRLLPALDRAIALLSDARDSLSASDSVAELVNKGHAARTRYDSFPRTEIVTVVVGAEDWRRELAAAGRAGGVIRSALPTRDSR from the coding sequence GTGTGTGTCTTGGGGCTCGGTCTGATCGGCGGCTCGGTGTTGCGCGCGGCCGCCGCGGCGGGCCGCACCGCGTTCGGCTACAACCGGTCGGCAGACGGGGTGAACGCCGCGACAGCCGACGGCTTCGACGCCACCACCGAGCTGGACAGGGCCCTGACGCGCGCCGCTGACACCGATGCGCTGATCGTGATCGCGGTACCGGTACCGGCGCTGCAGATGCTGCTCGGCCCCATCGCCCGGCTCGCCCCCGACTGCCCCCTGACCGATGTCACCAGCGTCAAGAACCCGGTGCTCGACGAGATCGCCGCCGCCGGGCTGCAAGCCCGTTTCGTCGGCGGTCACCCGATGGCCGGGACCGCCCACTCCGGCTGGCCGGCCGGGCACGCAGATCTGTTCAAGGGCGCACCGTGGGTGATCAGCGTCGACGACCATGTGGATCCGGCGGTGTTCACCACGGTGCTGGACCTGATTCTGGACTGCGGTTCGGTGGCGGTGCCCGCACGCTCGGAGGAGCACGACGCGGCCGCGGCCGCCATCTCCCATCTGCCGCATCTGCTGGCCGAGGCACTGGCCGTCACCGCAGCCGACGTCCCGTTGGCGTTCGCGCTGGCCGCCGGATCGTTCCGGGACGGCACCCGGGTCGCCGGGACGGCACCGGACCTGGTCCGGGCGATGTGCGAGGCCAACTGGCGACGACTGCTGCCGGCGCTGGACCGCGCCATCGCGCTGCTGTCGGATGCGCGCGACTCCCTGTCGGCGTCGGATTCGGTGGCCGAACTGGTCAACAAGGGACATGCCGCGCGCACCCGCTACGACAGCTTCCCGCGCACTGAGATCGTCACGGTGGTCGTCGGAGCCGAGGACTGGCGCCGGGAGCTGGCCGCCGCGGGCCGGGCCGGCGGGGTGATCAGATCCGCGTTGCCAACCCGGGATAGTCGATGA
- a CDS encoding phosphotransferase family protein produces the protein MSAQGLGEGPLDDVTELSGGTQNVMLRFTRAGRSYVLRRGPRHLRPRSNAVMLRETRLLAALAGTDVPHPGLIAVCDDAAVLGDAVFYLMEPVDGFNASGDLPALHAGDPTVRYGMGLSMADALAKLGAVDHVAVGLADYGKPDGFLERQVPRWLAELDSYGQFENYPGPDLPGLHEVAAWLQRNVPTSWQPGILHGDYHAANVMFSPTGPEVAAIVDWEMSTIGDPLLDLGWLLATWRQDDGSSVFSHTLTGMDGLASTADLIQRYAAGSSRDLSQIGWYTVMAGFKLAIVIEGTLARASAGMADREVGETLHQAAVWLFERAQTTWMAGAT, from the coding sequence ATGTCCGCTCAGGGCCTGGGCGAGGGCCCGCTGGACGACGTCACCGAGCTGTCCGGTGGCACCCAGAACGTCATGCTGCGGTTCACCCGGGCCGGTCGCAGCTACGTCCTGCGGCGCGGTCCGCGGCACCTGCGGCCACGGAGCAACGCGGTGATGCTGCGCGAGACCCGGCTGCTGGCCGCGCTGGCCGGTACCGATGTGCCGCACCCGGGCCTGATCGCCGTCTGCGACGACGCGGCGGTGCTCGGCGACGCCGTGTTCTATCTGATGGAGCCCGTCGACGGGTTCAACGCCAGCGGCGACCTGCCGGCCCTGCACGCCGGTGATCCGACGGTCCGGTATGGGATGGGGCTGTCGATGGCCGACGCGCTGGCCAAGCTCGGCGCCGTCGACCATGTCGCGGTGGGGTTGGCGGATTACGGAAAGCCGGACGGCTTCCTGGAACGCCAGGTTCCGCGTTGGCTGGCCGAGCTGGACTCCTACGGGCAGTTCGAGAACTATCCGGGGCCGGACCTGCCGGGGTTGCACGAGGTCGCCGCCTGGCTGCAGCGCAACGTGCCGACATCGTGGCAACCGGGAATCCTGCACGGCGACTATCACGCTGCCAACGTGATGTTCTCGCCCACCGGACCGGAAGTGGCGGCGATCGTGGACTGGGAGATGTCGACCATCGGGGACCCGCTGCTGGACCTGGGCTGGTTGCTGGCCACCTGGCGCCAAGACGACGGGTCGAGCGTGTTCAGCCACACGCTGACGGGCATGGATGGGCTGGCCTCCACCGCTGATCTGATTCAGCGCTACGCCGCGGGCAGCTCCCGCGATCTGTCGCAGATCGGGTGGTACACGGTGATGGCCGGGTTCAAACTGGCCATCGTGATCGAGGGAACGCTGGCACGGGCCTCCGCCGGAATGGCCGACCGGGAAGTCGGCGAGACCTTGCACCAGGCCGCCGTCTGGCT
- a CDS encoding aromatic ring-hydroxylating oxygenase subunit alpha, which produces MQSTKPGDWVETAPTLEDIDFAGYRMNIPTDRYICPEIAEREAEQIWKKVWRVVGRVSELPETGDWKEYRIRDQSYVIVRGKDERIRGFVNACRHRGNRLCEGAGNAKRGLLCQYHLWSYGLDGHLRGVLREKENTLSPLDKEGLSLLPVAVECLAGFIFLNPDPDAEPLSEFLGPEIAEMLQPYHLDEMVTVMDVKEDLECNWKVVMDAFEEGYHISGIHPQLLRVIMIDPYKSRYKLLDKHSISMAPFEVANADTYSAEEQVEGILELPETFPSVQASLPRFQELVDEYRDQGRELAFPEGVTARTLLQRATRETLRGMGLDVDGLTDAQMSDNHGWVLFPNFFMTIRAGEATVIMSEPHPSGDPNRCSWHIMSFMWLPEEHRGAFKAEPIVVDEPGSYKYFLALQQDYEQMPRQQIGLRNERLKHMSLVKEEIVIAHYHSVVDRYLAGAI; this is translated from the coding sequence ATGCAGTCGACGAAGCCCGGTGACTGGGTCGAGACCGCACCCACCCTCGAGGACATCGACTTCGCCGGGTACCGGATGAACATCCCCACCGATCGCTACATCTGTCCGGAGATCGCCGAGCGCGAGGCCGAGCAGATCTGGAAGAAGGTCTGGCGCGTGGTGGGCCGGGTCAGTGAACTGCCCGAGACGGGGGACTGGAAGGAATACCGCATCCGCGACCAGTCCTATGTGATCGTCCGGGGCAAGGACGAGCGGATCCGGGGCTTCGTCAATGCCTGCCGGCACCGGGGGAACCGACTGTGCGAGGGCGCCGGCAACGCCAAGCGGGGCCTGCTCTGCCAATACCACCTGTGGTCCTACGGCCTCGATGGCCATCTGCGGGGCGTGCTGCGGGAGAAGGAGAACACACTGTCCCCGCTGGACAAGGAGGGGCTCTCGCTGCTGCCGGTGGCGGTCGAGTGCCTCGCCGGCTTCATCTTCCTCAATCCCGACCCTGATGCCGAACCGCTGAGTGAGTTTCTGGGACCCGAAATCGCCGAGATGCTCCAGCCCTACCACCTCGATGAGATGGTCACGGTGATGGACGTCAAAGAGGACCTGGAATGTAACTGGAAGGTTGTCATGGACGCCTTCGAGGAGGGCTATCACATCTCCGGGATCCACCCCCAGTTGCTGCGCGTCATCATGATCGACCCCTACAAGAGTCGGTACAAGCTTCTGGACAAGCACAGCATCTCCATGGCCCCGTTCGAAGTGGCCAATGCCGACACGTACAGCGCCGAAGAGCAAGTCGAAGGAATCCTGGAGCTGCCCGAGACCTTCCCCTCGGTGCAGGCGTCACTGCCACGGTTTCAGGAGCTGGTCGACGAATACCGGGATCAGGGGCGCGAGCTGGCGTTCCCCGAGGGGGTCACCGCGCGCACCCTGCTGCAGCGGGCAACCCGGGAAACCCTGCGCGGGATGGGCCTGGACGTCGACGGGTTGACCGATGCGCAGATGAGCGACAACCACGGCTGGGTGCTGTTCCCGAATTTCTTCATGACGATCCGTGCCGGTGAGGCAACCGTCATCATGTCCGAACCGCACCCCAGCGGTGATCCGAACAGATGCTCCTGGCACATCATGAGTTTCATGTGGCTGCCCGAAGAGCACCGCGGCGCCTTCAAGGCCGAGCCCATCGTGGTGGACGAGCCGGGTTCATACAAGTATTTCCTTGCCCTGCAGCAGGATTACGAACAGATGCCGCGTCAGCAGATCGGTCTGCGCAACGAGCGGTTGAAGCACATGTCATTGGTCAAAGAGGAGATCGTGATCGCCCATTACCACTCCGTCGTCGACCGCTACCTGGCCGGCGCCATCTAG
- a CDS encoding alkyl/aryl-sulfatase has protein sequence MDNQPVSASIEAAHAQLRATLPFDDTADFADADRGFIAALTPCVITAADGRVVWDNDSYDFLAGDPPTSVHPSLWRQSQLAAKQGLYEVVEGIYQVRGLDISNITFVEGDHGVIVIDPLISTEVAAAALALYRAHRGGDRPVTAVIYTHSHIDHFGGVLGVTSQVDVDAGRVAVVAPEGFIEHAVAENVYAGTAMLRRAGYMYGTVLARGPRGQVGCGLGQNTSTGEVSVIVPTVSISHTGQTLDIDGVRIEFQMAPGTEAPAEMHFYFPQFRALCMAENATHNQHNLLTLRGALVRDPRAWAGYLTEAIDTFAGRSDVVFASHHWPTWGTERIAQYLGLQRDLYAYLHDQTLRLLNRGFTGAEIAEEFALPPALDNAWHARGYYGSVSHNVKAVYQRYLGWFDGNPARLWPHPPEALGPRYTAAMGGLDRVVELAAAAFEDGDFRWAATLLDHAMFTDSDHAGARALYADTLEQLAFGSENATWRNFFLSGATELRTGTFGTAGNVTSAALLAQLSPEQLFESLAIRVNGPRAWDLELALDVVFADTGVNYRLTLCNGVLVHRKTPADPGSADLTVTAADKSALLMALVGAGTVEFSGDPTAWTTLRDVLEHPDPNFNIVTP, from the coding sequence ATGGACAACCAGCCGGTCAGCGCGTCGATCGAGGCCGCCCACGCGCAGCTGCGCGCCACCCTGCCCTTCGATGACACCGCCGATTTCGCCGATGCCGACCGCGGGTTCATCGCCGCCCTGACGCCCTGCGTCATCACCGCCGCCGACGGCCGGGTGGTCTGGGACAACGACAGTTACGACTTTCTCGCCGGCGATCCGCCCACATCGGTGCATCCCTCGCTGTGGCGACAATCCCAACTGGCCGCCAAGCAGGGTCTCTACGAAGTGGTCGAGGGCATCTACCAGGTGCGCGGCTTGGACATCTCCAACATCACCTTCGTCGAGGGCGACCACGGGGTCATCGTCATCGACCCGCTGATCTCCACCGAGGTCGCCGCCGCGGCACTGGCCCTCTACCGCGCGCACCGCGGCGGTGACCGGCCCGTCACCGCGGTCATCTACACGCACAGCCACATCGATCACTTCGGCGGCGTGCTGGGCGTGACGTCCCAGGTCGACGTCGACGCCGGCCGGGTGGCCGTGGTCGCGCCGGAGGGCTTCATCGAACACGCGGTGGCCGAAAACGTCTACGCCGGCACCGCGATGCTGCGCCGGGCCGGCTACATGTACGGCACCGTGCTGGCGCGGGGCCCGCGCGGGCAGGTCGGCTGCGGACTGGGGCAGAACACCTCGACCGGGGAAGTGTCGGTCATCGTCCCGACCGTCAGCATCTCCCATACCGGCCAAACACTGGACATCGACGGAGTGCGGATCGAATTCCAGATGGCGCCGGGAACCGAGGCGCCGGCGGAGATGCACTTCTACTTCCCGCAGTTCCGGGCGCTGTGCATGGCCGAGAACGCCACCCACAATCAGCACAACCTGCTCACACTGCGCGGCGCGCTGGTGCGCGACCCGCGGGCCTGGGCGGGCTATCTCACCGAGGCCATCGACACCTTCGCCGGGCGGTCCGATGTGGTGTTCGCCTCGCACCACTGGCCGACGTGGGGAACCGAGCGGATCGCGCAATACCTGGGGCTGCAGCGCGATCTGTACGCCTACCTGCATGACCAGACATTGCGCCTGCTCAACCGCGGTTTCACCGGAGCCGAGATTGCCGAGGAGTTCGCGCTGCCGCCCGCCCTGGACAACGCGTGGCACGCCCGTGGCTACTACGGGTCGGTGAGCCACAACGTCAAAGCCGTCTATCAGCGGTACCTGGGCTGGTTCGACGGCAACCCCGCCCGGCTGTGGCCGCACCCGCCCGAAGCCCTGGGCCCGCGCTATACGGCGGCTATGGGCGGGCTGGACCGGGTGGTCGAACTGGCCGCGGCCGCCTTCGAAGACGGTGATTTCCGGTGGGCGGCAACACTGCTCGATCATGCGATGTTCACCGACTCCGATCACGCCGGGGCGCGGGCGCTCTACGCCGACACGCTCGAACAGCTGGCCTTCGGCTCGGAGAACGCGACCTGGCGCAACTTCTTCCTGTCCGGGGCCACCGAACTGCGGACCGGCACCTTCGGGACTGCCGGCAACGTCACCTCGGCGGCGCTGCTCGCCCAGCTGAGCCCCGAGCAACTCTTCGAGAGCCTGGCGATCCGGGTCAATGGGCCGCGGGCCTGGGACCTGGAGCTGGCCCTGGATGTCGTGTTCGCCGACACCGGTGTCAACTACCGGCTCACCCTGTGCAACGGCGTGCTGGTGCACCGCAAGACGCCCGCGGACCCGGGCAGTGCGGATCTGACCGTCACGGCGGCCGACAAGTCGGCACTGCTGATGGCGCTGGTGGGCGCCGGGACTGTGGAGTTCTCCGGCGACCCCACCGCGTGGACCACCCTGCGCGACGTGCTCGAGCACCCTGACCCGAACTTCAACATCGTCACCCCGTGA
- a CDS encoding nuclear transport factor 2 family protein: MARSPQEIFDHHLKALLAGDVDELLVDYSDDSELITAAGVARGRGEIRAAFSQLSAALADAEFEIKSQTYSGDVLLLEWSLAAAAFEVDGVDTFVFGDDSIRVQTISQQARPKS; this comes from the coding sequence ATGGCACGTTCACCGCAAGAGATCTTCGACCACCACCTCAAGGCCCTGCTCGCCGGCGACGTCGACGAGCTGCTGGTCGACTACAGCGACGACTCGGAGCTGATCACCGCCGCCGGCGTGGCGCGGGGCCGAGGTGAAATCCGGGCCGCGTTCAGCCAGCTGTCGGCAGCACTGGCCGACGCCGAGTTCGAGATCAAGTCGCAGACCTACAGCGGCGATGTGCTGCTGCTGGAATGGTCGCTGGCGGCCGCGGCATTCGAAGTCGACGGGGTGGACACCTTCGTGTTCGGCGACGACTCGATCCGGGTGCAGACGATCTCCCAGCAGGCGCGGCCGAAAAGCTGA
- a CDS encoding response regulator transcription factor produces the protein MARADGKPITVLVVDDETVLAEMVSMALRYEGWTTVTAGDGASAIAAAKAERPDVVVLDVMLPDMSGLDVLHRLRDINPRLPVLFLTAKDGLEDRLAGLTAGGDDYVTKPFSIEEVVLRLRALLRRSGVSTAEAGAQIVVGDLVLDEDSHEVTRGGDPITLTSTEFELLRYLMHNARRVLSKAQILDRVWGYDFGGRANIVELYISYLRKKIDNGREPMIHTLRGAGYVLKPAG, from the coding sequence ATGGCGCGCGCCGACGGAAAGCCCATCACCGTGCTGGTGGTCGACGACGAGACGGTGCTGGCCGAGATGGTGTCGATGGCGCTGCGCTACGAGGGCTGGACCACCGTGACCGCCGGTGACGGCGCCTCGGCGATAGCCGCGGCGAAAGCCGAGCGTCCCGATGTCGTGGTGCTCGACGTGATGCTGCCCGACATGAGCGGGCTGGACGTGCTGCACCGGCTGCGGGACATCAACCCGCGGCTGCCGGTGCTGTTCCTGACGGCCAAGGACGGCCTGGAGGACCGCCTCGCGGGGCTGACCGCAGGCGGCGACGACTACGTCACCAAGCCGTTCAGCATCGAAGAGGTGGTGCTGCGGCTGCGGGCGCTGCTGCGCCGGTCCGGGGTGAGCACCGCCGAGGCCGGCGCTCAGATCGTGGTCGGGGACCTGGTGCTCGACGAGGACTCCCACGAGGTGACCCGCGGCGGTGACCCGATCACGCTGACGTCCACCGAGTTCGAGCTGCTGCGGTATCTGATGCACAACGCCAGACGGGTGCTGTCCAAGGCGCAGATATTGGACCGGGTGTGGGGCTATGACTTCGGTGGCCGGGCCAATATCGTCGAGCTCTACATCTCCTACCTGCGGAAGAAAATCGACAACGGTCGAGAACCGATGATCCACACGCTGCGCGGCGCCGGCTATGTGCTCAAGCCGGCTGGGTAA
- a CDS encoding tRNA adenosine deaminase-associated protein — protein MEAQGPSTQDRPADTLDGFGMAVVREDGRWRCTSMRAAALTSLAGAETELRELRSSGAVFGLINVDHEFFVIVRPGPAGTRLLLSDATAALDYDLADEVLEAIDADIDTADLEDADPFEEGDLGVLADIGLPAAVLSVILDEADLAIEEQLHRIASEMGFDDELSAALPRRRR, from the coding sequence ATGGAAGCACAGGGTCCGTCCACGCAGGACCGTCCAGCCGACACGCTGGACGGTTTCGGGATGGCCGTTGTGCGGGAAGACGGCCGGTGGCGTTGCACGTCGATGCGCGCCGCCGCGTTGACCAGTTTGGCCGGGGCGGAGACGGAGCTGCGCGAGTTGCGAAGCTCGGGCGCGGTGTTCGGTCTGATCAACGTGGACCACGAATTCTTCGTGATCGTGCGCCCGGGTCCGGCCGGTACCCGGCTGCTGCTCTCGGATGCCACGGCCGCCTTGGACTATGACCTGGCCGACGAGGTGCTCGAGGCGATCGACGCCGATATCGACACCGCCGACCTGGAGGATGCCGACCCGTTCGAGGAGGGCGACCTGGGGGTGCTCGCCGACATCGGGCTGCCCGCCGCGGTGCTCAGCGTCATCCTGGACGAGGCCGACCTGGCAATCGAGGAGCAGCTGCACCGGATCGCCAGCGAGATGGGGTTCGACGACGAGCTCAGCGCGGCACTGCCGCGGCGCCGTCGGTGA
- a CDS encoding histidine phosphatase family protein, translated as MQLLLIRHALPLRSEYGQGSDPELSETGFAQAQRLPDALARFPITRLVSSPQRRAIQTAEPLAEQLGLGIDIDERFAEYDRELAGYLPIEQLRTERPQDWARMAQGHLPAGVDEAAFCARVAAALADVAAGAAPDDTIAVFSHGGVINVVLHQILGTQRLLSFPIDYVSVTRLLYSRSGQAAVASTNCTEHVWDLLPRNQARLPGGQHAAG; from the coding sequence GTGCAGTTGCTGCTGATCCGCCATGCGCTCCCGCTGCGCAGCGAGTATGGCCAGGGCTCAGACCCGGAGCTGTCCGAGACCGGATTCGCCCAAGCCCAGCGCCTGCCGGATGCGTTGGCTCGCTTCCCGATCACCCGCCTGGTCAGCAGCCCGCAGCGCCGGGCGATCCAGACCGCCGAGCCGCTCGCGGAGCAGCTCGGTCTCGGTATCGACATCGATGAGCGGTTCGCCGAATACGACCGGGAACTGGCCGGCTACCTACCGATCGAACAACTGCGCACCGAGCGGCCCCAGGACTGGGCGCGCATGGCCCAGGGGCATCTGCCCGCCGGTGTCGACGAGGCCGCGTTCTGCGCGCGGGTCGCCGCCGCCCTCGCCGATGTGGCCGCCGGCGCGGCACCAGACGACACCATCGCGGTATTCAGTCACGGCGGTGTGATCAACGTGGTGCTGCACCAGATTCTGGGCACCCAGCGGCTGCTGTCGTTTCCCATCGACTACGTGTCGGTCACCCGGCTGCTGTACTCCCGGTCGGGTCAGGCCGCGGTGGCGTCGACGAACTGCACCGAGCACGTGTGGGACCTGCTGCCGCGCAACCAGGCCCGGTTGCCCGGCGGCCAGCACGCCGCGGGCTGA
- a CDS encoding LapA family protein, translating into MSSDSTMPVDPQGHPSTPPPPPASMPFTRAGALWSALIAGFLVLIVLLVFIMQNTGPVDLAFFAWTWNLPKGVAILLAAISGGLLTALVGTARIFQLRRAAKRNIAAQR; encoded by the coding sequence ATGAGCAGCGACTCGACAATGCCCGTCGACCCGCAGGGCCACCCCAGTACACCGCCGCCGCCGCCGGCGTCGATGCCGTTCACCCGAGCCGGTGCGCTGTGGAGCGCGCTGATCGCCGGGTTCCTGGTCCTGATCGTGTTACTGGTATTCATCATGCAAAACACCGGACCGGTGGACCTGGCATTTTTCGCCTGGACCTGGAATCTGCCGAAGGGGGTGGCGATCCTGCTGGCCGCGATCAGCGGCGGCCTGCTGACCGCCCTGGTCGGCACCGCGCGGATCTTCCAGCTGCGGCGCGCCGCCAAGCGCAACATCGCGGCTCAGCGGTAA
- a CDS encoding nucleoside deaminase, with protein MTGSPSDEDLIRAALVAAGQAGPRDVPVGAVVVGADGTVLAQAANAREALADPTAHAEMLAIRAAAAVLGDGWRLTGATLAVTLEPCTMCAGALVAARVARLVFGAFEPKTGAVGSLWDVARDRRLNHRPQVRGGVLAAECAAPLEAFFARQRLG; from the coding sequence GTGACCGGCTCGCCCAGCGACGAGGATCTGATCCGCGCGGCCCTGGTGGCTGCCGGGCAGGCCGGGCCCCGTGACGTTCCGGTGGGAGCGGTGGTGGTGGGCGCCGACGGCACCGTGCTCGCCCAGGCGGCCAACGCCAGAGAAGCGCTGGCAGACCCCACCGCGCACGCCGAAATGCTGGCGATCCGCGCAGCGGCCGCCGTGCTGGGCGACGGTTGGCGGCTGACCGGCGCCACCCTGGCCGTCACGCTGGAGCCGTGCACCATGTGCGCCGGCGCACTGGTGGCCGCGCGGGTGGCCCGGCTGGTGTTCGGGGCGTTCGAACCCAAGACCGGCGCGGTCGGCTCGCTGTGGGACGTGGCGCGTGATCGCCGGCTCAACCACCGGCCCCAAGTGCGCGGCGGGGTGCTGGCCGCGGAGTGCGCTGCACCACTGGAAGCGTTCTTCGCCCGGCAGCGATTGGGCTGA
- a CDS encoding putative glycolipid-binding domain-containing protein — MSAAPSGPWPAILTWRAPDAPRMESVRVQLSGNRIRANGRIVAGATTEHPAFGVYYDLHTDESGATKRLGLTVTLAERERQLVIARDEENMWLITDARGQSRAGYDGALDVDMLFSPFFNTLPIRRARLHERAAAITLPTLYLNLPEMSVVAATATYSSVGTGPGIKVITPGTDARGTIVTVDSEGFVIDYPGLATRI; from the coding sequence ATGAGCGCAGCCCCCTCTGGCCCGTGGCCAGCGATTTTGACCTGGCGGGCGCCCGACGCCCCCCGGATGGAGTCGGTGCGGGTGCAGCTGTCGGGAAACCGGATCAGGGCCAATGGCCGGATCGTGGCCGGAGCCACCACCGAGCACCCGGCGTTCGGTGTCTACTACGACCTGCACACCGATGAGTCCGGCGCCACCAAACGGCTGGGACTGACCGTCACGCTCGCCGAACGGGAACGTCAGCTGGTGATCGCCCGCGACGAGGAGAACATGTGGCTCATCACCGATGCCCGGGGACAGTCCCGCGCCGGGTATGACGGAGCCCTGGACGTCGACATGCTGTTCAGCCCGTTCTTCAACACCCTGCCGATCCGGCGGGCCCGGCTGCACGAGCGGGCGGCGGCGATCACCTTGCCCACGCTGTACCTGAACCTGCCCGAGATGTCCGTGGTGGCGGCGACCGCCACCTACAGCAGTGTCGGCACCGGGCCCGGGATCAAGGTGATCACCCCGGGAACCGACGCGCGCGGCACCATCGTGACCGTCGACTCAGAGGGGTTCGTCATCGACTATCCCGGGTTGGCAACGCGGATCTGA